One part of the Panulirus ornatus isolate Po-2019 chromosome 73, ASM3632096v1, whole genome shotgun sequence genome encodes these proteins:
- the LOC139748366 gene encoding uncharacterized protein isoform X5: MMTRTSPLPAQRDNKSSSLKYVPPKQPRPDQTNSSGSSGAKSSAPSPSKQQITAPATQSTAVLIAAPVHAFLYVNGVAQSQGRVMCCILGNYAEKNFQVIMYRSKQDHLTRTRIHQHFTFTVLPKNYGNFTDDQQRNWSVMFEAAQYGDFVTQMGVCCALVRSSAGSSVPFTQDVTVGEGPALKEGDQAQISLSTWNITDGKKGDQIEEMKTGHRIKLRDVTGNWMAGLVGAQKNTRRLIFTQDGSAPKIYDITVERVKQKGGDQSGRNTPQVDTQQGLREGSSDGSETLDSSTKDVAGNLKEVTGPTVKASLVSRMARVGHPLLPCRPLDNHTLPTDSESEVEEISRRKNLRHNSGSVEELAATPAIRSRASSARSDSQRPEPAPRPPHLSSHTQPLVVYQSSWQQPGILPAGYSTAASGPSGPHGVVSQQLPPASDPTLPLLFSETRSQNTELKIIVSKISDKIDSLMNKIETKEQQQQYGGTFGHSGVVPLRMMHPHQEQYFHNSVVSADPHGLLTQITSIVNENDEMKTKLDDKEKKIISLNDSVTQLLQKNQKLLEEKTDMLVARQQTQEASTSVSLSEVLSLREEKAKITAELSTAQHQLNVLKNELCQSKESLETQHREIHSLKTEMHVQQTARQEADASSQKHLSPEKERLEESLQTLQTERDNLKHLLDTSEQGKEGLRKDLTVMSSKKTVLEEQLQVALTECERLKSQAEATETKLESLTQQVLEEKELNNKKGSDIKQFDGEQEKALVMQSSIVKENFSQQLQEEVLQLRTRCSEMEEERDHTRNRSELQLQKLAAEKTILEETVQKLKKAASSHSNATPEEIIGTVKKVMNTMFRSLKSQFLDEGTYSGSDVKQTLLNVIRDTTLQVLEELERKSAVAESSSLSQDKKDNQTAVTSIIKDKATESNRENLNEVSCEVESTRIGMTKPCIDNEKPEKMADTREENSIVENEEKSSHWEDTGEENTLCKSEVSEQTVGKDSFYDKESRTDGIPFMCQSTDFSLVNHALQISYTSCDCSNISDNHKLIPTYCLGKGQKNEAFKVIQVKGNKEETVKSVEDKKPRVPVVDIENTEVRMITSENFDSSRDSSLERVLSPQPCQPPLFSDEDDEDWLSVI; encoded by the exons TGTGAATGGGGTAGCACAATCTCAGGGACGTGTGATGTGCTGCATTCTTGGGAACTATGCTGAGAAAAATTTTCAGGTGATCATGTATCGGTCTAAGCAAGACCACCTTACCCGAACCAGGATACATCAGCACTTCACTTTTACG GTCCTACCAAAGAACTATGGGAATTTCACAGATGATCAACAGAGAAACTGGTCTGTTATGTTCGAAGCTGCGCAATATGGAGACTTTGTCACACAG ATGGGAGTTTGTTGTGCACTAGTGAGGTCTTCTGCAGGAAGTAGTGTACCATTTACACAGGATGTTACAGTAGGTGAAGGACCAGCATTAAAAGAAGGAGACCAGGCTCAAATCTCATTGTCCACATGGAATATTACAGATGGAAAAAAGGGTGATCAG ATTGAGGAAATGAAGACAGGACATCGTATTAAGTTAAGAGATGTCACAGGAAATTGGATGGCAGGACTAGTGGGAGCACAGAAAAACACACGGCGTCTCATCTTTACACAG GATGGCAGTGCACCCAAGATTTATGACATTACTGTAGAACGAGTTAAGCAGAAGGGAGGTGACCAGTCTGGAAGAAATACCCCACAGGTAGATACTCAGCAGGGACTCAGAGAAGGAAGCTCTGATGGATCTGAAACTTTGGATTCATCAACTAAAG ACGTGGCTGGAAACCTAAAGGAAGTTACTGGCCCTACTGTTAAGGCTTCCCTTGTCTCCCGTATGGCTCGGGTTGGTCACCCATTGCTTCCATGTAGACCCCTCGATAATCATACATTACCCACAGATTCAGAGAGTGAAGTG GAAGAAATCTCAAGAAGAAAAAACCTTAGGCATAATAGTGGGTCAGTAGAAGAATTAGCAGCAACCCCAGCCATTAGGTCCAGAGCCTCATCAGCTCGCTCTGACTCCCAGAGACCAGAGCCAGCTCCACGACCTCCTCACCTGTCGTCTCACACACAGCCTCTCGTGGTATATCAATCTTCTTGGCAACAGCCTGGAATTTTG CCTGCTGGGTACTCAACAGCTGCTTCAGGTCCATCGGGACCCCATGGTGTTGTGTCACAACAGCTTCCTCCTGCTTCTGACCCAACTCtacctctcttattttctgagacCAGGTCACAGAACACTGAGCTGAAGATCATTGTTTCCAAGATATCAGATAAGATTGACAGTCTTATGAACAAG ATTGAGAccaaggagcagcagcaacagtatggTGGAACTTTTGGCCATTCTGGTGTTGTGCCTTTGAGAATGATGCATCCACACCAAGAACAGTACTTCCATAACTCAGTTGTTAGTGCAGACCCTCATGGTCTTTTGACACAGATCACTTCaatagttaatgaaaatgatgaaatgaaaaCTAAGTTAgatgataaagagaaaaagattatTTCACTTAATGATTCAGTGACACAGCTGCTTCAGAAGAATCAAAA GCTATTAGAAGAAAAGACAGATATGTTGGTAGCAAGACAACAAACACAGGAAGCAAGCACAAGTGTAAGCTTATCAGAGGTTCTCAGTCTCCGAGAAGAGAAAGCCAAGATCACTGCTGAACTTTCTACTGCCCAGCATCAGTTAAATGTATTGAAG AATGAGTTATGTCAGTCCAAGGAGAGCCTAGAAACCCAGCATAGGGAAATTCATAGTCTAAAGACTGAAATGCACGTACAACAAACTGCTAGGCAAGAGGCAGATGCATCATCTCAGAAACATTTAAGTCCTGAAAAGGAGAGACTTGAAGAAAGTCTACAAACTCTGCAAACGGAGAGAGACAATTTAAAACATTTACTTGATACATCTGAACAAGGTAAAGAGGGACTACGAAAAGACTTAACAGTAATGTCAAGTAAGAAGACAGTTTTAGAAGAACAGCTTCAAGTTGCTCTCACTGAATGTGAGAGGCTTAAAAGTCAAGCTGAAGCAACAGAAACTAAACTTGAATCATTAACACAACAGGTGCTGGAG GAAAAGGAACTGAACAACAAAAAGGGGAGTGATATAAAGCAGTTTGATGGTGAACAAGAGAAGGCTCTTGTGATGCAGTCGTCCATAGTCAAAGAG AATTTTTCCCAACAGTTGCAGGAGGAAGTTTTACAGTTACGTACCCGCTGCTCTgaaatggaggaagagagggaccATACCAGGAACAGAAGTGAG TTACAGCTTCAGAAGCTAGCAGCTGAAAAAACCATATTAGAAGAGACTGTCCAAAAGTTGAAGAAAGCAGCTTCAAGCCATTCCAATGCAACTCCAGAGGAAATCATAGGCACTGTGAAAAAGGTTATGAACACCATGTTCCGCAGTCTCAAGTCACAATTTCTGGATGAAGGGACATACTCAGGGTCTGATGTCAAACAGACCCTTCTAAATGTTATAAGG GACACAACTTTACAAGTTCTGGAGGAACTTGAAAGGAAAAGTGCAGTAGCAGAaagttcatcattatcacaagataagaaagataatcaAACAGCAGTAACTTCCATTATAAAAGACAAAGCAACAGAAAGTAATAGAGAAAACTTAAATGAAGTTTCATGTGAAGTTGAGAGTACTAGAATAGGTATGACAAAGCCATGTATTGATAATGAAAAACCAGAAAAAATGGCTGACACAAGAGAAGAAAACAGTATtgttgaaaatgaagaaaaatcatcGCACTGGGAGGATACAGGTGAGGAAAATACGTTATGTAAAAGTGAAGTGTCAGAACAAACAGTAGGAAAGGATTCATTTTATGATAAAGAAAGCAGGACTGATGGCATCCCATTCATGTGCCAGTCCACAGACTTTAGTTTGGTTAATCATGCCCTCCAAATCTCATATACTAGTTGTGATTGTAGTAATATTAGTGATAATCATAAATTAATCCCCACTTATTGCCTAGGTAAAGGACAGAAAAATGAGGCTTTTAAAGTAATTCAGGTAAAAGGGAATAAAGAAGAAACTGTGAAATCTGTTGAAGACAAAAAACCAAGAGTCCCAGTTGTTGACATAGAAAATACAGAAGTAAGGATGATAACTTCTGAAAATTTCGACAGTTCAAGGGATTCCTCCTTAGAGAGG GTATTGTCTCCACAACCCTGTCAGCCTCCCCTCTttagtgatgaagatgatgaggacTGGTTGTCTGTGATTTAG
- the LOC139748366 gene encoding uncharacterized protein isoform X2, producing the protein MFYSGPDEDDDEDFTPTSTTSSKLSTLFGGKPDNKSSSLKYVPPKQPRPDQTNSSGSSGAKSSAPSPSKQQITAPATQSTAVLIAAPVHAFLYVNGVAQSQGRVMCCILGNYAEKNFQVIMYRSKQDHLTRTRIHQHFTFTVLPKNYGNFTDDQQRNWSVMFEAAQYGDFVTQMGVCCALVRSSAGSSVPFTQDVTVGEGPALKEGDQAQISLSTWNITDGKKGDQIEEMKTGHRIKLRDVTGNWMAGLVGAQKNTRRLIFTQDGSAPKIYDITVERVKQKGGDQSGRNTPQVDTQQGLREGSSDGSETLDSSTKDVAGNLKEVTGPTVKASLVSRMARVGHPLLPCRPLDNHTLPTDSESEVEEISRRKNLRHNSGSVEELAATPAIRSRASSARSDSQRPEPAPRPPHLSSHTQPLVVYQSSWQQPGILPAGYSTAASGPSGPHGVVSQQLPPASDPTLPLLFSETRSQNTELKIIVSKISDKIDSLMNKIETKEQQQQYGGTFGHSGVVPLRMMHPHQEQYFHNSVVSADPHGLLTQITSIVNENDEMKTKLDDKEKKIISLNDSVTQLLQKNQKLLEEKTDMLVARQQTQEASTSVSLSEVLSLREEKAKITAELSTAQHQLNVLKNELCQSKESLETQHREIHSLKTEMHVQQTARQEADASSQKHLSPEKERLEESLQTLQTERDNLKHLLDTSEQGKEGLRKDLTVMSSKKTVLEEQLQVALTECERLKSQAEATETKLESLTQQVLEEKELNNKKGSDIKQFDGEQEKALVMQSSIVKENFSQQLQEEVLQLRTRCSEMEEERDHTRNRSELQKLAAEKTILEETVQKLKKAASSHSNATPEEIIGTVKKVMNTMFRSLKSQFLDEGTYSGSDVKQTLLNVIRDTTLQVLEELERKSAVAESSSLSQDKKDNQTAVTSIIKDKATESNRENLNEVSCEVESTRIGMTKPCIDNEKPEKMADTREENSIVENEEKSSHWEDTGEENTLCKSEVSEQTVGKDSFYDKESRTDGIPFMCQSTDFSLVNHALQISYTSCDCSNISDNHKLIPTYCLGKGQKNEAFKVIQVKGNKEETVKSVEDKKPRVPVVDIENTEVRMITSENFDSSRDSSLERVLSPQPCQPPLFSDEDDEDWLSVI; encoded by the exons TGTGAATGGGGTAGCACAATCTCAGGGACGTGTGATGTGCTGCATTCTTGGGAACTATGCTGAGAAAAATTTTCAGGTGATCATGTATCGGTCTAAGCAAGACCACCTTACCCGAACCAGGATACATCAGCACTTCACTTTTACG GTCCTACCAAAGAACTATGGGAATTTCACAGATGATCAACAGAGAAACTGGTCTGTTATGTTCGAAGCTGCGCAATATGGAGACTTTGTCACACAG ATGGGAGTTTGTTGTGCACTAGTGAGGTCTTCTGCAGGAAGTAGTGTACCATTTACACAGGATGTTACAGTAGGTGAAGGACCAGCATTAAAAGAAGGAGACCAGGCTCAAATCTCATTGTCCACATGGAATATTACAGATGGAAAAAAGGGTGATCAG ATTGAGGAAATGAAGACAGGACATCGTATTAAGTTAAGAGATGTCACAGGAAATTGGATGGCAGGACTAGTGGGAGCACAGAAAAACACACGGCGTCTCATCTTTACACAG GATGGCAGTGCACCCAAGATTTATGACATTACTGTAGAACGAGTTAAGCAGAAGGGAGGTGACCAGTCTGGAAGAAATACCCCACAGGTAGATACTCAGCAGGGACTCAGAGAAGGAAGCTCTGATGGATCTGAAACTTTGGATTCATCAACTAAAG ACGTGGCTGGAAACCTAAAGGAAGTTACTGGCCCTACTGTTAAGGCTTCCCTTGTCTCCCGTATGGCTCGGGTTGGTCACCCATTGCTTCCATGTAGACCCCTCGATAATCATACATTACCCACAGATTCAGAGAGTGAAGTG GAAGAAATCTCAAGAAGAAAAAACCTTAGGCATAATAGTGGGTCAGTAGAAGAATTAGCAGCAACCCCAGCCATTAGGTCCAGAGCCTCATCAGCTCGCTCTGACTCCCAGAGACCAGAGCCAGCTCCACGACCTCCTCACCTGTCGTCTCACACACAGCCTCTCGTGGTATATCAATCTTCTTGGCAACAGCCTGGAATTTTG CCTGCTGGGTACTCAACAGCTGCTTCAGGTCCATCGGGACCCCATGGTGTTGTGTCACAACAGCTTCCTCCTGCTTCTGACCCAACTCtacctctcttattttctgagacCAGGTCACAGAACACTGAGCTGAAGATCATTGTTTCCAAGATATCAGATAAGATTGACAGTCTTATGAACAAG ATTGAGAccaaggagcagcagcaacagtatggTGGAACTTTTGGCCATTCTGGTGTTGTGCCTTTGAGAATGATGCATCCACACCAAGAACAGTACTTCCATAACTCAGTTGTTAGTGCAGACCCTCATGGTCTTTTGACACAGATCACTTCaatagttaatgaaaatgatgaaatgaaaaCTAAGTTAgatgataaagagaaaaagattatTTCACTTAATGATTCAGTGACACAGCTGCTTCAGAAGAATCAAAA GCTATTAGAAGAAAAGACAGATATGTTGGTAGCAAGACAACAAACACAGGAAGCAAGCACAAGTGTAAGCTTATCAGAGGTTCTCAGTCTCCGAGAAGAGAAAGCCAAGATCACTGCTGAACTTTCTACTGCCCAGCATCAGTTAAATGTATTGAAG AATGAGTTATGTCAGTCCAAGGAGAGCCTAGAAACCCAGCATAGGGAAATTCATAGTCTAAAGACTGAAATGCACGTACAACAAACTGCTAGGCAAGAGGCAGATGCATCATCTCAGAAACATTTAAGTCCTGAAAAGGAGAGACTTGAAGAAAGTCTACAAACTCTGCAAACGGAGAGAGACAATTTAAAACATTTACTTGATACATCTGAACAAGGTAAAGAGGGACTACGAAAAGACTTAACAGTAATGTCAAGTAAGAAGACAGTTTTAGAAGAACAGCTTCAAGTTGCTCTCACTGAATGTGAGAGGCTTAAAAGTCAAGCTGAAGCAACAGAAACTAAACTTGAATCATTAACACAACAGGTGCTGGAG GAAAAGGAACTGAACAACAAAAAGGGGAGTGATATAAAGCAGTTTGATGGTGAACAAGAGAAGGCTCTTGTGATGCAGTCGTCCATAGTCAAAGAG AATTTTTCCCAACAGTTGCAGGAGGAAGTTTTACAGTTACGTACCCGCTGCTCTgaaatggaggaagagagggaccATACCAGGAACAGAAGTGAG CTTCAGAAGCTAGCAGCTGAAAAAACCATATTAGAAGAGACTGTCCAAAAGTTGAAGAAAGCAGCTTCAAGCCATTCCAATGCAACTCCAGAGGAAATCATAGGCACTGTGAAAAAGGTTATGAACACCATGTTCCGCAGTCTCAAGTCACAATTTCTGGATGAAGGGACATACTCAGGGTCTGATGTCAAACAGACCCTTCTAAATGTTATAAGG GACACAACTTTACAAGTTCTGGAGGAACTTGAAAGGAAAAGTGCAGTAGCAGAaagttcatcattatcacaagataagaaagataatcaAACAGCAGTAACTTCCATTATAAAAGACAAAGCAACAGAAAGTAATAGAGAAAACTTAAATGAAGTTTCATGTGAAGTTGAGAGTACTAGAATAGGTATGACAAAGCCATGTATTGATAATGAAAAACCAGAAAAAATGGCTGACACAAGAGAAGAAAACAGTATtgttgaaaatgaagaaaaatcatcGCACTGGGAGGATACAGGTGAGGAAAATACGTTATGTAAAAGTGAAGTGTCAGAACAAACAGTAGGAAAGGATTCATTTTATGATAAAGAAAGCAGGACTGATGGCATCCCATTCATGTGCCAGTCCACAGACTTTAGTTTGGTTAATCATGCCCTCCAAATCTCATATACTAGTTGTGATTGTAGTAATATTAGTGATAATCATAAATTAATCCCCACTTATTGCCTAGGTAAAGGACAGAAAAATGAGGCTTTTAAAGTAATTCAGGTAAAAGGGAATAAAGAAGAAACTGTGAAATCTGTTGAAGACAAAAAACCAAGAGTCCCAGTTGTTGACATAGAAAATACAGAAGTAAGGATGATAACTTCTGAAAATTTCGACAGTTCAAGGGATTCCTCCTTAGAGAGG GTATTGTCTCCACAACCCTGTCAGCCTCCCCTCTttagtgatgaagatgatgaggacTGGTTGTCTGTGATTTAG
- the LOC139748366 gene encoding uncharacterized protein isoform X4 codes for MFYSGPDEDDDEDFTPTSTTSSKLSTLFGGKPDNKSSSLKYVPPKQPRPDQTNSSGSSGAKSSAPSPSKQQITAPATQSTAVLIAAPVHAFLYVNGVAQSQGRVMCCILGNYAEKNFQVIMYRSKQDHLTRTRIHQHFTFTVLPKNYGNFTDDQQRNWSVMFEAAQYGDFVTQMGVCCALVRSSAGSSVPFTQDVTVGEGPALKEGDQAQISLSTWNITDGKKGDQIEEMKTGHRIKLRDVTGNWMAGLVGAQKNTRRLIFTQDGSAPKIYDITVERVKQKGGDQSGRNTPQVDTQQGLREGSSDGSETLDSSTKDVAGNLKEVTGPTVKASLVSRMARVGHPLLPCRPLDNHTLPTDSESEVEEISRRKNLRHNSGSVEELAATPAIRSRASSARSDSQRPEPAPRPPHLSSHTQPLVVYQSSWQQPGILPAGYSTAASGPSGPHGVVSQQLPPASDPTLPLLFSETRSQNTELKIIVSKISDKIDSLMNKIETKEQQQQYGGTFGHSGVVPLRMMHPHQEQYFHNSVVSADPHGLLTQITSIVNENDEMKTKLDDKEKKIISLNDSVTQLLQKNQKLLEEKTDMLVARQQTQEASTSVSLSEVLSLREEKAKITAELSTAQHQLNVLKNELCQSKESLETQHREIHSLKTEMHVQQTARQEADASSQKHLSPEKERLEESLQTLQTERDNLKHLLDTSEQGKEGLRKDLTVMSSKKTVLEEQLQVALTECERLKSQAEATETKLESLTQQVLEEKELNNKKGSDIKQFDGEQEKALVMQSSIVKELQEEVLQLRTRCSEMEEERDHTRNRSELQKLAAEKTILEETVQKLKKAASSHSNATPEEIIGTVKKVMNTMFRSLKSQFLDEGTYSGSDVKQTLLNVIRDTTLQVLEELERKSAVAESSSLSQDKKDNQTAVTSIIKDKATESNRENLNEVSCEVESTRIGMTKPCIDNEKPEKMADTREENSIVENEEKSSHWEDTGEENTLCKSEVSEQTVGKDSFYDKESRTDGIPFMCQSTDFSLVNHALQISYTSCDCSNISDNHKLIPTYCLGKGQKNEAFKVIQVKGNKEETVKSVEDKKPRVPVVDIENTEVRMITSENFDSSRDSSLERVLSPQPCQPPLFSDEDDEDWLSVI; via the exons TGTGAATGGGGTAGCACAATCTCAGGGACGTGTGATGTGCTGCATTCTTGGGAACTATGCTGAGAAAAATTTTCAGGTGATCATGTATCGGTCTAAGCAAGACCACCTTACCCGAACCAGGATACATCAGCACTTCACTTTTACG GTCCTACCAAAGAACTATGGGAATTTCACAGATGATCAACAGAGAAACTGGTCTGTTATGTTCGAAGCTGCGCAATATGGAGACTTTGTCACACAG ATGGGAGTTTGTTGTGCACTAGTGAGGTCTTCTGCAGGAAGTAGTGTACCATTTACACAGGATGTTACAGTAGGTGAAGGACCAGCATTAAAAGAAGGAGACCAGGCTCAAATCTCATTGTCCACATGGAATATTACAGATGGAAAAAAGGGTGATCAG ATTGAGGAAATGAAGACAGGACATCGTATTAAGTTAAGAGATGTCACAGGAAATTGGATGGCAGGACTAGTGGGAGCACAGAAAAACACACGGCGTCTCATCTTTACACAG GATGGCAGTGCACCCAAGATTTATGACATTACTGTAGAACGAGTTAAGCAGAAGGGAGGTGACCAGTCTGGAAGAAATACCCCACAGGTAGATACTCAGCAGGGACTCAGAGAAGGAAGCTCTGATGGATCTGAAACTTTGGATTCATCAACTAAAG ACGTGGCTGGAAACCTAAAGGAAGTTACTGGCCCTACTGTTAAGGCTTCCCTTGTCTCCCGTATGGCTCGGGTTGGTCACCCATTGCTTCCATGTAGACCCCTCGATAATCATACATTACCCACAGATTCAGAGAGTGAAGTG GAAGAAATCTCAAGAAGAAAAAACCTTAGGCATAATAGTGGGTCAGTAGAAGAATTAGCAGCAACCCCAGCCATTAGGTCCAGAGCCTCATCAGCTCGCTCTGACTCCCAGAGACCAGAGCCAGCTCCACGACCTCCTCACCTGTCGTCTCACACACAGCCTCTCGTGGTATATCAATCTTCTTGGCAACAGCCTGGAATTTTG CCTGCTGGGTACTCAACAGCTGCTTCAGGTCCATCGGGACCCCATGGTGTTGTGTCACAACAGCTTCCTCCTGCTTCTGACCCAACTCtacctctcttattttctgagacCAGGTCACAGAACACTGAGCTGAAGATCATTGTTTCCAAGATATCAGATAAGATTGACAGTCTTATGAACAAG ATTGAGAccaaggagcagcagcaacagtatggTGGAACTTTTGGCCATTCTGGTGTTGTGCCTTTGAGAATGATGCATCCACACCAAGAACAGTACTTCCATAACTCAGTTGTTAGTGCAGACCCTCATGGTCTTTTGACACAGATCACTTCaatagttaatgaaaatgatgaaatgaaaaCTAAGTTAgatgataaagagaaaaagattatTTCACTTAATGATTCAGTGACACAGCTGCTTCAGAAGAATCAAAA GCTATTAGAAGAAAAGACAGATATGTTGGTAGCAAGACAACAAACACAGGAAGCAAGCACAAGTGTAAGCTTATCAGAGGTTCTCAGTCTCCGAGAAGAGAAAGCCAAGATCACTGCTGAACTTTCTACTGCCCAGCATCAGTTAAATGTATTGAAG AATGAGTTATGTCAGTCCAAGGAGAGCCTAGAAACCCAGCATAGGGAAATTCATAGTCTAAAGACTGAAATGCACGTACAACAAACTGCTAGGCAAGAGGCAGATGCATCATCTCAGAAACATTTAAGTCCTGAAAAGGAGAGACTTGAAGAAAGTCTACAAACTCTGCAAACGGAGAGAGACAATTTAAAACATTTACTTGATACATCTGAACAAGGTAAAGAGGGACTACGAAAAGACTTAACAGTAATGTCAAGTAAGAAGACAGTTTTAGAAGAACAGCTTCAAGTTGCTCTCACTGAATGTGAGAGGCTTAAAAGTCAAGCTGAAGCAACAGAAACTAAACTTGAATCATTAACACAACAGGTGCTGGAG GAAAAGGAACTGAACAACAAAAAGGGGAGTGATATAAAGCAGTTTGATGGTGAACAAGAGAAGGCTCTTGTGATGCAGTCGTCCATAGTCAAAGAG TTGCAGGAGGAAGTTTTACAGTTACGTACCCGCTGCTCTgaaatggaggaagagagggaccATACCAGGAACAGAAGTGAG CTTCAGAAGCTAGCAGCTGAAAAAACCATATTAGAAGAGACTGTCCAAAAGTTGAAGAAAGCAGCTTCAAGCCATTCCAATGCAACTCCAGAGGAAATCATAGGCACTGTGAAAAAGGTTATGAACACCATGTTCCGCAGTCTCAAGTCACAATTTCTGGATGAAGGGACATACTCAGGGTCTGATGTCAAACAGACCCTTCTAAATGTTATAAGG GACACAACTTTACAAGTTCTGGAGGAACTTGAAAGGAAAAGTGCAGTAGCAGAaagttcatcattatcacaagataagaaagataatcaAACAGCAGTAACTTCCATTATAAAAGACAAAGCAACAGAAAGTAATAGAGAAAACTTAAATGAAGTTTCATGTGAAGTTGAGAGTACTAGAATAGGTATGACAAAGCCATGTATTGATAATGAAAAACCAGAAAAAATGGCTGACACAAGAGAAGAAAACAGTATtgttgaaaatgaagaaaaatcatcGCACTGGGAGGATACAGGTGAGGAAAATACGTTATGTAAAAGTGAAGTGTCAGAACAAACAGTAGGAAAGGATTCATTTTATGATAAAGAAAGCAGGACTGATGGCATCCCATTCATGTGCCAGTCCACAGACTTTAGTTTGGTTAATCATGCCCTCCAAATCTCATATACTAGTTGTGATTGTAGTAATATTAGTGATAATCATAAATTAATCCCCACTTATTGCCTAGGTAAAGGACAGAAAAATGAGGCTTTTAAAGTAATTCAGGTAAAAGGGAATAAAGAAGAAACTGTGAAATCTGTTGAAGACAAAAAACCAAGAGTCCCAGTTGTTGACATAGAAAATACAGAAGTAAGGATGATAACTTCTGAAAATTTCGACAGTTCAAGGGATTCCTCCTTAGAGAGG GTATTGTCTCCACAACCCTGTCAGCCTCCCCTCTttagtgatgaagatgatgaggacTGGTTGTCTGTGATTTAG